One window of Gymnogyps californianus isolate 813 chromosome 10, ASM1813914v2, whole genome shotgun sequence genomic DNA carries:
- the FYTTD1 gene encoding UAP56-interacting factor isoform X2 yields the protein MKRGLQQNRTRQFRTPGSKWGIQQQKGYGKNRLGRRKKIAGKKRSYGVITGLAAKKAMGSCKGISPLNRQPLSEKNAQRNYPVLKKKTNLQRQSEMQRKQTPALRRPVLLNRRNNMPSTFARIGNKLNQQKDTRQATFLFRRGLKVQAQVQSTDDLDNQTVKRTRQWRTSTTSGGILTVSIDNPGAIITPISQKLRLTRTPVPPFLMKRDQSEEKKIPKGVPLQFDINSVGKQTGMTLNERFGILKEQRTALSQNKGSRFVTVG from the exons ATGAAAAGGGGGCTTCAGCAGAATCGAACTCGACAGTTCAGGACACCAGGCTCCAAGTGGGGAATCCAACAGCAGAAAG GTTATGGTAAAAATCGTTTGGGACGCAGAAAGAAGATAGCAGGGAAGAAGCGTTCTTACGGAGTTATAACTGGCTTGGCAGCCAAGAAAGCAATGGGTTCATGCAAAGGAATTAGTCCTCTGAACAGACAGCCGCTTAGCGAGAAG aatGCACAGCGGAATTatccagttttgaaaaagaaaacaaacctgcaaAGACaatctgaaatgcagagaaaacaaactccAGCCCTCAGGAGGCCTGTCCTGCTAAACAGAAG GAATAACATGCCATCCACTTTTGCCAGAATTGGAAACAAACTAAATCAGCAGAAAGACACTCGTCAAGCAACTTTCCTGTTTAGAAGGGGCCTGAAG GTGCAGGCCCAAGTGCAGTCAACAGATGATCTTGATAACCAGACAGTAAAGAGAACTCGTCA ATGGCGAACTTCTACCACAAGTGGAGGGATTCTGACTGTGTCTATTGACAACCCAGGAGCAATCATAACCCCAAT TTCCCAGAAATTACGATTAACTCGTACTCCTGTGCCACCGTTTCTGATGAAGAGGGACCAATCTGAAGAGAAGAAGATTCCCAAAGGGGTTCCATTGCAGTTTGATATTAATAGTGTTGGAAAACAG acaggGATGACGTTGAATGAACGTTTTGGGATCCTAAAGGAACAAAGAACAGCGCTGTCTCAGAACAAAGGAAGCCGTTTTGTAACAGTGGGCTAA